A DNA window from Rhinolophus sinicus isolate RSC01 linkage group LG10, ASM3656204v1, whole genome shotgun sequence contains the following coding sequences:
- the LOC109451121 gene encoding uncharacterized protein LOC109451121, translating to MDKLGNESEAIPENQVKVENQEQPQDAGKPEMACALEDKEKLEKEEKIENEGKTGDEEILNDKDKPEEGKPKEEGEPESEGKPESQGKLESQGKPKEEGNPENEGKPENEGKPKEEEEPASEPRAAVKRPAGDDMPKKAKRKTNKGLAQCLKEYKEAIHDMHLSNEEMIREFDEMARVEDEVKKTRQKLGGFMWMQKSLQDPFHPRGPRELRGGCRAPQRGFEDIPFV from the coding sequence ATGGACAAACTCGGCAATGAAAGTGAAGCAATACCCGAGAACCAAGTAAAGGTGGAAAACCAAGAACAGCCACAGGATGCGGGAAAGCCAGAAATGGCTTGTGCTCTGGAAGACAAGGAGAagttagaaaaagaggaaaagatagaAAACGAGGGAAAGACAGGAGATGAGGAAATACTTAATGATAAGGATAAGCCAGAGGAGGGAAAGCCAAAAGAAGAGGGAGAGCCAGAGAGCGAGGGAAAACCAGAGAGCCAGGGGAAGCTGGAGAGCCAGGGAAAaccaaaagaagaaggaaatccagagaatgagggaaagccagagaatgagggaaagccaaaagaggaagaagaaccaGCCAGTGAACCAAGGGCTGCAGTAAAGCGCCCAGCTGGGGATGATATGCCGAAGAAAGCTAAGAGAAAAACCAACAAGGGGCTGGCTCAGTGCCTCAAGGAATACAAGGAGGCCATACATGATATGCATTTGAGCAATGAGGAGATGATAAGAGAATTTGATGAGATGGCTAGGGTAGAAGATGAGGTGAAGAAAACCAGACAGAAATTGGGGGGGTTTATGTGGATGCAAAAAAGTTTACAGGACCCCTTCCACCCAAGGGGCCCAAGGGAGCTCAGGGGTGGCTGCAGGGCTCCACAAAGGGGCTTTGAAGACATTCCTTTTGTGTAG